In Glycine max cultivar Williams 82 chromosome 7, Glycine_max_v4.0, whole genome shotgun sequence, a single window of DNA contains:
- the LOC100788877 gene encoding uncharacterized protein, which translates to MLNWHKHSHRALLHLKTSAPRSQHQHHPLIKFCSTISDSFTVSYLITRFGFSPETALSISRKFRLDSPHRPDSVLAFFATHGFSPFQIRQVIQGQHTILLCDPNNLILPKFQFLRSKGASTSHIIRIATASPTFLSRSLDSHIVPAYQFLRTFLVSDELIIRCLSRDSSVFFSDDPRFPLTAEFLLDNGFTRSAVARLLHMCPSVLCSRDLPDTVHALKQLGFDTSAPNFSAALVAKSTVNKTNWGESVRVFKKWGWSQEHVLMAFKKHPSCMLTEPDEIDAVFSYWVKELGGSSLELAKYPVIFRLSLKKWIAPRASVVRFLAAQGLLERSGNMVTMFIMSEKRFLDTFVKRYEKHSSQLLKMYKESVNMNVANSKENKKKTCL; encoded by the coding sequence ATGTTGAATTGGCACAAGCACAGTCACAGAGCCCTTCTCCATCTGAAGACCTCGGCACCAAgatctcaacatcaacatcatcctcTTATCAAATTCTGCAGCACCATTTCGGACTCCTTCACAGTCTCCTACCTCATCACCCGCTTCGGCTTCTCCCCAGAGACTGCCCTCAGCATCTCCCGCAAGTTCCGCCTCGACAGCCCCCACAGGCCCGACTCCGTTCTCGCCTTCTTCGCCACCCACGGCTTCTCTCCTTTCCAAATCCGCCAAGTCATCCAAGGCCAACACACCATCCTCCTCTGCGACCCCAACAACCTCATCCTCCCCAAATTCCAGTTCCTCCGCTCCAAAGGCGCCTCCACCTCCCACATCATCCGCATCGCCACCGCTTCCCCCACCTTCCTCTCCCGCTCCCTCGACAGCCACATCGTCCCCGCCTACCAATTCCTCCGAACCTTCCTCGTCTCCGACGAACTCATCATCCGATGTCTCAGCCGCGACTCCTCCGTCTTTTTCTCCGACGACCCCCGCTTCCCGCTTACCGCCGAATTCCTCCTCGATAACGGCTTCACGCGTTCCGCCGTTGCCAGGCTGCTGCACATGTGTCCCTCTGTTCTCTGCTCACGTGACTTACCCGACACGGTGCATGCACTCAAGCAATTAGGGTTTGATACCTCCGCCCCCAATTTCAGTGCTGCATTGGTCGCGAAAAGCACAGTGAATAAAACCAACTGGGGTGAGTCGGTTAGGGTTTTCAAGAAGTGGGGTTGGTCCCAGGAACACGTTCTTATGGCGTTTAAGAAGCATCCTTCTTGTATGCTGACGGAACCTGATGAGATAGATGCTGTGTTCAGTTATTGGGTTAAGGAGTTAGGTGGGAGTTCTTTGGAGCTTGCCAAGTATCCTGTTATTTTTCGGTTGAGCCTTAAGAAGTGGATTGCTCCCAGGGCTTCCGTCGTTCGGTTTCTTGCAGCGCAAGGTCTATTGGAAAGGAGTGGCAACATGGTCACGATGTTTATTATGTCTGAGAAAAGATTCCTGGACACGTTTGTGAAACGTTATGAGAAGCATTCGTCTCAGTTGTTGAAGATGTATAAGGaaagtgtgaatatgaatgTTGCCAATAGCAAGGAGAACAAGAAGAAAACTTGCTTGTAG
- the LOC100789405 gene encoding zinc finger CCCH domain-containing protein 34 yields the protein MERYGRASEGSQSDPSPEWTVAADVDAGLEESSWQLGLPGAESYPMRPDEADCIYYLRTGFCGYGTRCRFNHPRDRAAVIGAAPRTGGEFPERVGQPVCQYYMRTGSCKFGASCKYHHPRQVPGTATPVPLNYYGYPLRVGQKECSYYVKTGQCKFGATCKFHHPQPAGVQVLAPSPVPPVSPLPVPVPSPMYPTVHPPSGPSQQQYGVLVARPPMLPGSVVQGPYGPMVVSPTMVPFSGWSPYQAPATNPLLPSSTTSNVGSTQLYGITQLPSSAATYTGPYQPSGSSIGPSGASQKEHPFPERPDQPECHHYMKTGDCKFGPLCRYHHPPDKSAPKANVTLSPVGLPLRPGAPPCTHYTQRGVCKFGSACKFDHPMGSLSYSPSASSLADMPVAPYPVGSSIGTLALSSLSSELRPELGAGSNKESVASRMSSMSTSTGSVGLTLSSVGPISHSSTQPSAQSSSSPETTSATTSSTVSHTSS from the exons ATGGAGCGGTACGGGCGGGCCAGCGAAGGGTCGCAGTCTGATCCGTCGCCGGAATGGACCGTGGCCGCCGACGTCGACGCCGGCCTCGAAG AGTCGTCGTGGCAACTCGGATTACCCGGTGCTGAATCTTACCCTATGCGTCCCGATGAGGCGGATTGTATCTACTATTTGAGAACGGGATTTTGCGGTTACGGCACACGCTGTCGTTTCAACCATCCTCGTGACCGTGCCGCG GTTATTGGAGCTGCGCCGAGGACTGGAGGAGAGTTTCCAGAGCGCGTGGGACAGCCTGTGTGCCAG TACTATATGAGGACGGGATCATGCAAATTTGGTGCGTCCTGCAAGTACCACCATCCTAGGCAGGTGCCAGGCACTGCTACCCCTGTGCCACTAAATTATTATGGATACCCATTGCGAGTG GGTCAGAAAGAGTGTTCCTATTACGTGAAAACTGGACAGTGCAAGTTTGGTGCAACTTGTAAATTCCATCATCCACAGCCTGCAGGCGTCCAAGTTCTAGCACCATCACCAGTTCCTCCAGTTTCACCTCTGCCTGTACCTGTACCTTCACCAATGTATCCAACTGTACATCCCCCATCTGGTCCTTCACAACAACAATATGGTGTACTTGTTGCAAGGCCACCTATGCTACCTGGCTCAGTAGTCCAGGGTCCCTATGGGCCTATGGTAGTGTCCCCTACCATGGTCCCTTTTTCAGGCTGGAGTCCTTATCAG GCTCCTGCCACAAACCCTCTACTTCCATCCAGCACTACATCTAATGTTGGTTCTACACAGCTTTATGGGATAACCCAGCTACCTTCATCAGCAGCTACTTATACTGGACCTTATCAACCTTCTGGTTCTTCAATTGGTCCTTCAGGTGCTAGTCAGAAGGAGCATCCATTTCCAGAAAGGCCTGATCAACCAGAATGTCATCATTACATGAAAACAGGGGACTGTAAATTTGGCCCGTTGTGTAGATATCATCATCCACCAGACAAGAGTGCACCAAAAGCAAATGTAACCCTTAGTCCCGTGGGTCTTCCATTGCGTCCG GGGGCACCACCTTGCACTCATTATACCCAGCGTGGAGTTTGCAAGTTTGGTTCTGcatgcaaatttgatcatcctatgGGATCACTGAGTTATAGTCCATCTGCCTCTTCCCTAGCTGATATGCCAGTTGCACCCTATCCTGTGGGTTCCTCAATTGGTACTCTTGCCCTGTCATCTTTGTCATCAGAGTTGCGGCCTGAACTTGGTGCAGGATCCAACAAGGAGTCTGTTGCATCGAGAATGTCTTCAATGAGCACATCGACTGGATCGGTTGGCTTGACCTTGTCAAGCGTTGGTCCCATTTCTCACTCAAGCACCCAACCATCTGCTCAGAGTTCCAGTTCTCCGGAAACTACCAGTGCTACCACAAGTAGCACTGTATCTCACACCTCAAGCTAA